A window of Macrotis lagotis isolate mMagLag1 chromosome X, bilby.v1.9.chrom.fasta, whole genome shotgun sequence contains these coding sequences:
- the KCNV1 gene encoding potassium voltage-gated channel subfamily V member 1, protein MEAPSRCRSPVSRAANETPLSSGSLISLDSSVFCSEGEGEPLALGDSFTVNVGGSRFVLSQQALSLFPHTRLGKLAVVVASCRHPGTLAAASSTLELCDDANLVDNEYFFDRSSQAFRYILHYYRTGRLHVMEQLCALSFLQEIQYWGIDELSIDSCCRDRYLKRKELSETLDFKDDAEDQESQQESDQDFSQGLCPTTRQKLWDILEKPGSSTAARIFGIISIIFVVVSIANMALMSSEPSWLDMQLLEALEYLCITWFTGEFALRLLCVRNRCGFLRKVANIIDLLAILPFYITLLVESLSESETTQELENVGRIVQVLRLLRALRMLKLGRHSTGLRSLGMTLTQCYEEVGLLLLFLSVGISIFSTVEYFAEQSMPGTTFTSVPCAWWWATTSMTTVGYGDIRPDTTTGKIVAFVCILSGILVLALPIAIINDRFSACYFTLKLKEAAIRQREALKKLTKNIATDSYISVNLRDVYARSIMEMLRLKGRERASTRSSGGDDFWF, encoded by the exons ATGGAGGCGCCTTCCCGCTGCAGGTCCCCAGTTTCCAGGGCGGCCAATGAGACGCCGCTGAGCAGCGGCTCCCTGATCTCCTTAGACTCCAGCGTCTTCTGCAGCGAGGGAGAAGGTGAGCCCCTGGCTCTGGGGGACAGCTTCACTGTCAACGTGGGCGGCAGTCGCTTCGTCCTGTCCCAGCAAGCGCTATCCTTATTCCCGCACACGCGACTGGGCAAACTGGCCGTGGTGGTGGCGTCCTGTCGCCACCCTGGCACCCTGGCCGCCGCCTCGAGCACTCTGGAGCTCTGCGACGACGCCAACCTGGTGGACAATGAATACTTCTTCGATAGGAGCTCTCAAGCTTTCCGCTACATCCTGCACTACTATCGCACTGGCCGGCTGCACGTAATGGAACAGCTGTGCGCGCTCTCCTTCCTCCAGGAGATCCAGTACTGGGGCATCGACGAGCTGAGCATCGACTCCTGCTGTAGGGACAG GTACTTGAAAAGGAAGGAATTGAGTGAGACTTTAGACTTCAAGGATGATGCTGAAGACCAGGAGAGTCAGCAAGAGAGTGACCAGGACTTTTCTCAAGGGCTCTGCCCTACTACCCGACAGAAGCTCTGGGATATTCTGGAAAAACCGGGGTCTTCCACAGCTGCCAGGATCTTTGGAATCATCTCCATCATCTTTGTGGTTGTGTCCATTGCCAACATGGCCCTGATGTCATCTGAGCCAAGCTGGCTGGACATGCAGCTACTGGAAGCCCTGGAGTACCTGTGTATTACTTGGTTCACGGGGGAATTTGCCCTGCGCTTACTTTGTGTGAGGAATAGGTGTGGATTCTTGAGAAAGGTGGCAAACATCATTGACCTCCTGGCTATTCTCCCCTTCTATATCACTCTGTTGGTAGAGAGCCTGAGTGAAAGTGAAACCACACAAGAACTGGAAAACGTGGGGCGCATTGTGCAGGTTTTGAGGCTCCTCAGGGCTCTGCGCATGCTTAAACTGGGAAGACATTCAACAG GTTTGCGGTCATTAGGAATGACACTTACTCAGTGTTATGAAGAAGTCGGACTCCTGCTCCTATTTCTCTCCGTGggtatttcaatattttcaaccGTGGAATATTTTGCTGAGCAAAGCATGCCAGGCACAACATTCACAAGTGTTCCCTGTGCATGGTGGTGGGCAACAACATCAATGACTACCGTGGGTTATGGTGATATTAGGCCAGATACCACCACAGGCAAAATTGTGGCCTTTGTGTGTATACTATCAGGAATACTTGTTTTGGCCTTGCCTATTGCTATTATTAATGACCGCTTTTCTGCCTGCTATTTTACTCTGAAACTTAAGGAAGCAGCTATTCGACAGCGTGAAGCCTTGAAGAAGCTGACAAAGAATATAGCCACGGACTCCTACATCAGTGTAAACTTGAGGGATGTTTATGCCCGAAGTATTATGGAAATGCTCCGATTGAAAGGCAGAGAAAGAGCCAGTACTAGAAGCAGTGGGGGAGATGACTTCTGGTTTTAA